One segment of Fructilactobacillus hinvesii DNA contains the following:
- a CDS encoding anthranilate synthase component I family protein has translation MTNYVRHVFKYYDPGFNPTQIMAQAHQEHPGAGYLFDLTGQPPFDQQHIIYLGLHPQHQITYREGVITTNGHSISKKLQPYLEQLLQKYHFDAADQPLPFSGGLVGYLAYDYSRELVPNIPAVANPYDFADAAFLLFTEVVGFAPETNEVTLIQNLPEGEPDTLAELRQELQRLQASFTTAPTLHLTHPLQPSYDQPTYTRLIDQVVDHIYRGDIFQLILSNPLVGQATGSLLALYQELTGNYHCYFRCGEFQAATASPETLLRKKGSHLATFPLAGTRRRGKDKAEDEQMAQELLSDPKESAEHNMLVDLGRNDLGAVSQFNSVRVTEHMRLHKYQQVMHLASTVESKIDPEQSALDALQAVFPAGTLSGAPKSSALKIIAQLEQQKRGLYGGTFGYLDFNGDCDFAIGIRLAQQKGDQLLVQSGAGIVADSIGKHEYQECFNKTRVVRQALARATHQEVLADDFTD, from the coding sequence ATGACAAATTATGTAAGACACGTTTTTAAGTATTACGATCCAGGCTTTAATCCCACTCAGATCATGGCGCAGGCTCATCAAGAACATCCCGGCGCTGGTTACCTGTTTGATCTCACGGGGCAACCACCCTTTGATCAACAGCACATTATTTACCTTGGCTTGCATCCGCAACACCAAATTACCTACCGGGAAGGCGTGATTACAACCAACGGGCACTCTATTTCAAAAAAACTGCAACCCTACCTCGAACAATTACTGCAGAAATATCATTTCGATGCAGCGGACCAACCGCTTCCCTTTTCTGGCGGATTGGTGGGGTACCTGGCCTATGATTATAGTCGTGAACTCGTTCCCAACATTCCGGCAGTGGCTAATCCATACGATTTTGCTGATGCCGCCTTTCTCCTCTTCACAGAAGTAGTGGGCTTTGCTCCAGAAACGAACGAAGTTACTCTGATTCAGAATCTGCCCGAGGGTGAACCGGACACGTTAGCAGAATTGCGGCAGGAGCTGCAGCGCTTACAGGCTAGTTTTACCACTGCACCCACATTGCACCTAACGCATCCCCTGCAACCAAGCTACGACCAACCGACCTATACCCGATTGATTGATCAAGTTGTCGACCATATTTATCGAGGTGATATTTTCCAACTCATCTTGTCCAATCCCCTGGTCGGTCAGGCCACGGGGAGTCTGCTCGCGTTGTACCAGGAACTCACGGGTAACTACCATTGTTACTTCAGATGTGGCGAATTTCAAGCAGCCACCGCTTCGCCCGAAACCTTACTGCGAAAGAAGGGCTCGCACCTCGCCACTTTTCCGTTAGCCGGAACCAGGCGCCGGGGCAAAGATAAGGCTGAAGACGAACAAATGGCGCAAGAACTACTAAGCGATCCCAAGGAAAGTGCCGAGCACAACATGCTCGTCGACCTAGGTCGTAATGATCTAGGAGCTGTGAGCCAATTTAACTCCGTTCGGGTCACCGAGCATATGCGGTTGCACAAATACCAACAAGTCATGCATCTCGCTTCGACCGTTGAAAGTAAGATTGATCCCGAGCAATCTGCACTTGATGCCCTCCAAGCCGTTTTCCCCGCCGGAACCTTATCCGGAGCGCCCAAGAGTTCGGCCCTAAAAATAATTGCCCAACTCGAGCAACAAAAACGCGGGCTCTACGGTGGAACCTTTGGCTACCTCGATTTTAACGGCGACTGTGACTTTGCCATCGGAATTCGCTTGGCGCAGCAAAAAGGCGACCAACTGCTGGTGCAATCGGGCGCGGGAATCGTGGCCGACAGCATTGGCAAGCACGAATATCAAGAATGTTTCAATAAAACCCGGGTGGTGCGCCAGGCACTGGCACGGGCCACTCATCAGGAGGTACTAGCAGATGATTTTACTGATTGA
- the trpD gene encoding anthranilate phosphoribosyltransferase — translation MIKTAITLLSQRHDLTAVQTHAVLDEMMNDRTTPSEQAAFLMGLASKGATVAEISGAAASLREHATQIQPHQNVLEIVGTGGDHANTFNISTTTALVVAATGIVPVAKHGNRAASSKSGAADVLEALGVNLATSPSQATHTLTTEGICFLFAQKYHQAMRFVAPVRRELEIPTLFNYLGPLANPAGATYQLLGVNDVSLVEPMAQVLDQLGVKEALVVHGDDGLDEVTLTTTTHFARLHQHEITTGIIDPEALGLSLCQPEDLVGGTPQENAEITRAILRGERGPRRDVVLLNAACALHVAQPDLTIEAGLKVAAATIDSGKAAQKLAEFVAATNEEDDA, via the coding sequence ATGATTAAAACCGCAATTACGTTATTGAGCCAACGCCACGATTTAACCGCCGTCCAAACCCATGCTGTATTAGATGAAATGATGAACGATAGAACGACCCCCAGCGAACAAGCCGCCTTTTTAATGGGTCTCGCCAGCAAGGGTGCTACGGTAGCTGAAATTAGTGGGGCTGCCGCTTCGTTACGCGAACACGCCACCCAGATTCAACCGCATCAGAACGTGCTCGAAATTGTCGGCACGGGTGGGGACCACGCCAATACCTTTAACATTTCGACGACCACGGCGTTAGTGGTAGCTGCTACCGGCATCGTCCCGGTGGCTAAACATGGTAACCGCGCCGCCAGCAGTAAAAGTGGGGCGGCAGACGTGCTCGAAGCCCTGGGCGTCAACCTAGCAACAAGTCCTTCCCAAGCAACTCACACTTTGACAACCGAAGGGATTTGTTTCTTATTTGCGCAAAAGTATCATCAAGCCATGCGTTTCGTGGCGCCGGTGCGTCGCGAACTAGAGATTCCCACTCTGTTTAACTACCTGGGACCGCTGGCCAATCCGGCTGGCGCTACCTACCAACTATTGGGGGTGAACGACGTCAGTTTGGTAGAGCCAATGGCGCAGGTGTTAGACCAACTGGGAGTCAAAGAGGCGCTGGTGGTCCACGGTGATGACGGCTTAGACGAAGTTACTTTGACAACCACGACGCACTTTGCCCGGTTACATCAGCACGAAATTACTACGGGAATCATTGATCCGGAAGCATTGGGACTTTCCCTGTGTCAACCGGAGGACTTAGTCGGTGGCACTCCACAAGAAAACGCTGAGATTACCCGCGCCATCTTGCGGGGCGAGCGAGGTCCCCGCCGAGACGTGGTGCTACTAAACGCCGCTTGTGCCTTACACGTGGCTCAACCTGATTTAACGATTGAGGCCGGCTTAAAGGTAGCTGCAGCAACGATTGACAGTGGCAAGGCCGCGCAAAAACTAGCGGAGTTTGTGGCCGCAACCAACGAGGAGGATGACGCATGA
- the trpC gene encoding indole-3-glycerol phosphate synthase TrpC — MILDDLTNVTKARVARAKEQQPLAELRSHVEELDLTTDFPFEQALRQPQLSFICEIKRASPSKGDIKTTIDVPQLARDYAAAGADAISVLTEPDYFKGSLADLEAVTQTVSLPVLRKDFTVDPYMIYAAKRAGASAILLICAILSDQELREFFALADHLSLSAIFEAHNATEVQRAIAAGARIIGINNRNLKNFTVNFDNAKQLREAVPADTLMIAESGVKTAADIKELSGLGVDGVLVGETMMLAPDPKAKLQELRDGEN; from the coding sequence ATGATTTTAGATGATTTAACCAACGTAACTAAAGCACGCGTTGCCCGAGCTAAAGAGCAGCAACCGCTGGCAGAATTACGATCCCATGTAGAAGAACTGGACCTGACCACCGACTTTCCGTTTGAACAAGCCCTGCGCCAACCCCAACTGAGCTTTATTTGTGAAATTAAGCGCGCATCTCCGTCTAAAGGAGACATTAAAACCACGATTGACGTGCCCCAACTAGCCCGGGATTATGCAGCGGCGGGTGCCGATGCTATTTCGGTTCTGACGGAACCTGATTATTTTAAGGGCAGCCTGGCTGATTTAGAGGCCGTTACGCAAACCGTCTCGTTGCCGGTGTTACGCAAGGACTTTACGGTGGATCCGTACATGATTTATGCGGCGAAACGCGCGGGAGCGAGTGCCATTCTGTTAATTTGTGCGATTTTATCCGATCAGGAGCTACGCGAGTTCTTCGCACTAGCAGATCATTTAAGCTTGTCAGCCATCTTTGAAGCGCATAATGCGACGGAGGTCCAACGGGCAATTGCCGCGGGGGCACGGATCATCGGGATTAATAATCGGAATCTGAAAAACTTTACGGTGAACTTTGACAATGCCAAGCAACTTCGAGAAGCGGTTCCTGCCGACACATTGATGATTGCGGAAAGCGGGGTTAAAACAGCGGCTGACATTAAGGAACTAAGTGGACTAGGTGTCGACGGTGTTTTAGTCGGCGAAACGATGATGTTAGCCCCAGATCCCAAAGCCAAACTACAGGAGTTACGTGATGGTGAAAATTAA
- a CDS encoding phosphoribosylanthranilate isomerase has product MVKIKLCGLHTTADIAKANQVHPDFVGLVFAPSQRQVDLKTARILTQDLDPTIAVAGVYVNASTETVMAAVTDRVLQLVQYYGALPANLIAQLHEQHVQLIQVVQTETDVDPEADYVMFDASRGRGQAPAQFQKHAVTQPEILSGGITLANVQTAVAIVKPAVVDISSGVETDSHKDLAKMQALTDLVHRL; this is encoded by the coding sequence ATGGTGAAAATTAAACTGTGTGGGTTGCACACCACTGCTGATATTGCCAAGGCTAACCAGGTTCACCCCGATTTTGTAGGATTGGTCTTTGCTCCCAGTCAACGACAGGTTGATCTCAAGACGGCCCGGATTTTAACTCAGGATTTAGATCCTACCATTGCCGTAGCGGGAGTGTACGTAAACGCAAGCACGGAGACCGTGATGGCTGCCGTAACGGATCGGGTACTTCAACTAGTTCAGTACTATGGTGCATTACCTGCCAACTTAATTGCTCAGTTACACGAGCAGCATGTGCAGTTAATCCAGGTAGTTCAGACAGAAACAGATGTTGATCCGGAGGCGGACTACGTGATGTTTGATGCGAGTCGCGGGCGGGGGCAGGCGCCCGCCCAATTTCAAAAACATGCTGTAACTCAGCCGGAGATTTTATCAGGCGGGATCACCTTAGCCAACGTTCAAACGGCCGTAGCAATCGTGAAGCCGGCGGTGGTGGACATCTCCAGCGGAGTAGAAACGGACAGTCATAAGGATTTAGCCAAAATGCAAGCACTAACAGACTTGGTACATCGACTATAA
- the trpB gene encoding tryptophan synthase subunit beta, protein MTTNGKFNGYGGQFVPETLMQELHEIETTYLKLRADPKFQAELHDLLDNYANRPSLLYHAQHMTEKLGGAQIYLKREDLNHTGAHKINNVLGQALVAQYMGKRKLIAETGAGQHGVATATVAALLGMDCEIYMGKEDTERQRLNVFRMELLGAKVHAVTSGSMVLKDAVNAAMQAWVANVTDTFYVLGSAVGPHPFPMMVRDFQSVISKEAKQQILAETGRLPDAVVACVGGGSNAIGSFAAFLDDEAVQLIGCEAAGKGVHTKQQAATITNGTDGIFHGMKSKFLQNSAGQIDEVYSISAGLDYPGIGPEHAALAQSGRAQYVPITDDEAVQAFEFIAKTEGIIAAIESAHAIAYVEKLAPTMRPDQTIICTLSGRGDKDVASIARYKGVKIDE, encoded by the coding sequence ATGACAACCAACGGTAAATTTAACGGGTACGGCGGTCAATTTGTTCCAGAAACGCTAATGCAGGAATTACATGAAATTGAAACAACCTACCTCAAGTTACGTGCTGATCCAAAATTTCAAGCAGAGCTCCACGACCTGCTGGATAACTATGCCAACCGCCCCTCGTTGTTGTACCACGCTCAGCACATGACGGAAAAATTAGGGGGAGCGCAAATCTACTTGAAGCGGGAAGATTTGAATCATACCGGTGCTCACAAGATTAATAATGTGTTGGGGCAGGCCTTAGTGGCTCAGTACATGGGGAAACGGAAGTTAATTGCCGAAACCGGAGCCGGGCAACACGGTGTGGCGACGGCGACCGTTGCCGCCCTGTTAGGCATGGATTGTGAAATTTACATGGGCAAGGAGGATACCGAGCGCCAACGGCTGAATGTCTTCCGGATGGAACTATTGGGAGCTAAGGTTCACGCGGTGACGAGTGGTTCCATGGTTTTGAAAGATGCGGTCAACGCGGCCATGCAGGCTTGGGTTGCCAATGTGACTGACACCTTCTATGTTTTAGGTTCTGCCGTTGGCCCACATCCGTTTCCGATGATGGTCCGGGATTTTCAAAGTGTGATTAGTAAAGAGGCAAAACAACAAATTCTGGCTGAAACGGGGCGGCTGCCAGATGCAGTCGTGGCCTGCGTTGGGGGTGGAAGTAATGCCATCGGGAGCTTTGCTGCTTTTCTGGATGATGAAGCCGTCCAGCTAATTGGATGTGAAGCAGCTGGAAAGGGCGTTCACACTAAGCAACAAGCCGCCACGATTACCAACGGAACCGATGGGATTTTTCACGGCATGAAGTCGAAGTTTTTACAAAACTCAGCTGGGCAAATTGATGAAGTTTATTCAATTTCGGCGGGGTTAGATTATCCGGGAATTGGACCTGAACACGCGGCATTAGCGCAATCGGGACGCGCCCAGTACGTGCCGATTACTGATGATGAAGCCGTCCAAGCCTTTGAATTCATTGCTAAAACGGAAGGGATCATTGCGGCAATTGAAAGTGCCCACGCGATTGCTTACGTGGAAAAATTAGCGCCGACGATGCGGCCCGATCAGACGATTATCTGTACGTTGTCGGGACGAGGAGATAAGGACGTGGCGTCCATTGCGCGCTACAAAGGAGTGAAAATCGATGAGTAA
- the trpA gene encoding tryptophan synthase subunit alpha, with product MSKLEQVFVDQQAFVGFVVAGDPSLDATVDNILALAAGGADLVEVGIPFSDPVADGPVIAAADKRALDRQVTTDDVFNVIRRVREQSDVPLVFLTYVNLVYQVGYREFCRRCAELNVAGMIIPDLPYEEQAELLAATQEFNLDLVQLIAPTSQARIKKIAERATGFIYLVSSMGTTGTRDEFQTDLQAVITEIRRYTYTPVAIGFGIHTPEQAHAMIQVADGVIVGSQIVDLIAKAGTQAPEQLTAYVREMKQAVAK from the coding sequence ATGAGTAAATTGGAACAAGTTTTTGTAGACCAGCAAGCGTTTGTCGGTTTTGTCGTGGCGGGGGATCCCAGCCTGGATGCGACCGTGGACAATATTTTGGCGCTGGCTGCTGGTGGGGCAGATTTAGTTGAAGTTGGGATTCCGTTTTCCGACCCAGTGGCAGATGGGCCGGTGATTGCAGCCGCAGATAAGCGAGCCCTAGATCGCCAGGTGACAACCGATGACGTTTTTAACGTGATTCGGCGGGTACGGGAGCAATCAGACGTGCCGCTGGTCTTTTTGACCTACGTAAACTTAGTTTACCAGGTTGGGTACCGGGAGTTTTGCCGCCGTTGTGCGGAATTGAACGTGGCCGGCATGATTATTCCTGATTTACCGTACGAAGAACAAGCTGAGTTATTAGCTGCTACGCAAGAATTTAACCTGGATCTGGTTCAACTGATAGCTCCGACTTCTCAGGCGCGAATCAAAAAAATTGCAGAACGAGCGACTGGGTTCATTTACCTGGTCTCTTCAATGGGAACAACCGGAACGCGGGATGAATTTCAAACTGATTTGCAGGCAGTGATAACCGAAATTCGCCGGTACACGTACACGCCCGTTGCAATTGGCTTTGGGATTCATACTCCAGAACAGGCCCACGCGATGATTCAGGTGGCCGATGGGGTCATCGTCGGGAGTCAAATTGTAGATTTAATTGCAAAGGCAGGAACACAAGCGCCGGAGCAGTTGACTGCTTACGTGCGGGAGATGAAACAAGCGGTTGCGAAATGA
- a CDS encoding 2-isopropylmalate synthase, with the protein MKAITFFDTTLRDGEQTIGVNFTTAEKQAIAQALDKWGVATIEAGFPAASAKDFAAVAQVAEVVKHANVTGLARLKRTDIDAAVQAVAAAKHPLIHVFIATSPIHRDSKLHMSKAELLQKIAADVAYAKQSIDQVMFSPEDATRTEPDFLVEAVTTAINAGATHINIADTVGFSTPTEFAALFKNLQEQVPQFDEITWSTHTHDDLGMATANALAGIANGATEVQGTINGIGERAGNSDLIEVAAALHVKHATYQAVEPVELSMSKQISNRVAQATNIPVSPNKAIVGKNAFSHESGIHQDGFLKNPATYEVLTPETVGMVSNLPLGKLSGSHAVMSKLNGMGYQVTKAEMADIFPVFKQIAERTDVVSDRELRDMMKVVQAQATEGQ; encoded by the coding sequence ATGAAAGCAATTACCTTTTTTGATACCACTCTACGAGATGGGGAACAAACAATTGGCGTAAACTTTACAACCGCAGAAAAACAAGCAATTGCCCAAGCATTGGATAAATGGGGAGTTGCCACTATTGAAGCGGGTTTTCCCGCAGCATCTGCTAAAGATTTTGCAGCGGTTGCTCAAGTAGCTGAAGTAGTTAAGCATGCTAACGTAACGGGACTGGCTCGCTTGAAGCGGACTGACATTGACGCAGCGGTTCAGGCAGTAGCAGCAGCCAAACATCCGTTGATTCACGTATTTATTGCCACTTCACCGATTCATCGTGATAGTAAACTGCACATGTCGAAAGCCGAATTATTGCAAAAAATTGCAGCAGATGTTGCTTATGCCAAGCAATCCATTGACCAAGTGATGTTCTCGCCGGAGGATGCAACCCGCACGGAACCAGATTTTTTGGTAGAAGCCGTGACAACTGCAATTAATGCCGGAGCTACTCATATTAATATTGCTGACACGGTTGGCTTTAGCACTCCTACTGAATTTGCAGCACTATTCAAAAATTTGCAGGAACAAGTTCCCCAATTTGATGAAATTACCTGGTCGACTCATACCCATGATGATTTGGGAATGGCAACTGCAAACGCTCTAGCTGGAATTGCGAATGGAGCGACTGAAGTGCAAGGGACCATTAATGGAATTGGAGAACGAGCGGGTAATTCAGATTTGATTGAGGTCGCCGCTGCATTGCATGTAAAGCACGCAACCTACCAAGCTGTTGAACCGGTGGAATTGTCCATGAGCAAACAAATTTCTAATCGCGTAGCGCAAGCCACTAATATTCCGGTTTCACCTAATAAGGCCATTGTTGGTAAAAATGCCTTTTCTCATGAATCGGGAATTCATCAAGATGGTTTTTTGAAGAATCCAGCAACCTATGAAGTTCTCACTCCGGAAACGGTTGGAATGGTTTCAAATCTTCCACTCGGAAAATTATCTGGATCTCATGCTGTCATGAGCAAATTAAACGGGATGGGATATCAAGTTACGAAAGCAGAAATGGCTGATATTTTTCCCGTCTTTAAGCAGATTGCTGAAAGAACAGATGTGGTTTCTGATCGAGAGTTGCGGGATATGATGAAAGTTGTGCAAGCACAAGCAACGGAGGGGCAATAG
- the leuB gene encoding 3-isopropylmalate dehydrogenase, translating to MKAKEIAVLRGDYIGPEIMEAGLQVLQAVTAGKNVHYNLSEYPFGGAGIDQSGEPFPASTKAGVLAADAVLLSAIGGPKWDQATIRPETGLLQLRKTLGVFANLRPTVVNPALIERSPLKAQIVADTNFLMVRELTSGAYFGEPRRLTQQDALDTIYYSRQEIERVMKVGFQLAQTRKQHVTIVDKSNVLATSKLWRQVAHEQVAQFPNVTVDDCYVDAMAMNLLSQPNQFDVIITPNLFGDILSDEAAELTGSIGTIPSVSLGKGQRALYEPIHGSAPDIAGKGIANPFSMINTIALLLKHTFHRPELATKIDGALTRTIESGVVTPDLGGSAITTEVTQTVIHNLEGGA from the coding sequence GTGAAAGCTAAAGAAATTGCGGTCTTGCGTGGTGATTACATTGGACCAGAAATTATGGAAGCGGGGCTGCAAGTTTTACAAGCAGTTACAGCCGGGAAGAACGTTCATTACAATCTTTCTGAATATCCGTTTGGTGGGGCTGGGATTGATCAAAGCGGTGAACCATTCCCAGCTTCGACAAAGGCCGGGGTTTTAGCAGCAGATGCTGTTTTGCTTAGTGCGATTGGTGGTCCCAAATGGGATCAAGCCACGATTCGTCCAGAAACCGGTTTATTGCAGCTTCGCAAAACATTAGGAGTCTTTGCAAATCTTCGGCCTACGGTTGTCAATCCAGCGTTAATTGAGCGTTCGCCATTAAAAGCACAAATAGTAGCAGATACAAATTTTTTGATGGTTCGCGAGTTAACCTCTGGCGCTTACTTTGGAGAACCGCGCCGGCTAACTCAACAGGATGCATTGGATACTATCTATTACAGTCGTCAAGAAATTGAACGGGTCATGAAAGTGGGCTTTCAGTTAGCTCAAACGCGGAAGCAACACGTCACAATTGTGGATAAATCAAACGTACTCGCTACTTCTAAGTTGTGGAGACAAGTTGCGCATGAACAAGTAGCGCAATTTCCAAACGTAACGGTCGATGATTGTTATGTAGATGCGATGGCGATGAATCTTTTGTCCCAGCCAAACCAGTTTGACGTTATTATTACGCCAAATTTGTTTGGCGATATTCTTAGTGATGAAGCAGCCGAACTAACCGGGTCCATTGGAACAATTCCGTCCGTTTCTTTAGGAAAAGGGCAACGAGCTTTGTACGAACCCATTCATGGTTCGGCACCAGATATTGCTGGAAAAGGCATTGCCAATCCGTTTTCCATGATTAATACAATTGCATTGTTGTTAAAGCACACATTTCACCGGCCGGAGTTAGCCACTAAAATCGATGGGGCATTAACTCGAACCATTGAAAGTGGAGTGGTTACCCCCGATTTAGGCGGTAGTGCAATAACGACGGAAGTAACTCAGACCGTCATTCATAATTTAGAAGGGGGAGCCTAA
- the leuC gene encoding 3-isopropylmalate dehydratase large subunit — protein MGKTMFDKLWDDHVITGKVGEPQLLYVDLHLVHEVTSPQPFESLRTNHRRVRRPDLTFATMDHNVPTKDIFNVQDQMSKLQMETLKRNTDEFGIELAAVGEADQGIVHVIGPERGLTQPGKVIVCGDSHTATHGAFGALAFGIGTSEVEHVLSTQTIWQVKPKTMGIKVTGKLAPNVSAKDLIMALIAKYGTSFGTGYAIEFYGETIERLTMPERMTICNMSIEAGSKTEMVRPDQTTFDFVKGRQHAPHRMEAAIADWKQLYTDDEADFDQVLHLDVSNLKPMVTWGTNPGMAVAVDQRLPEICNDDDQKAYEYIGLQPGMQVTEIPLDYIFIGSCTNGRLEDLQMAANVMKGKHLAPNITAWIVPGSRKVRNQAIQLGLDCIFKAAGCEWREPGCSACLAMNPDKIPAGKHVASTSNRNFEGRQGAGSRTHLASPAMVAAAGINGHFVDISSDTEEEF, from the coding sequence ATGGGAAAAACCATGTTTGATAAATTGTGGGATGACCATGTCATTACTGGAAAAGTGGGAGAACCGCAACTGTTATACGTGGACCTTCATTTAGTTCATGAAGTGACATCACCACAGCCATTTGAATCGTTACGAACCAACCATAGACGAGTACGTCGTCCAGATCTAACCTTTGCCACAATGGATCATAACGTCCCCACTAAAGATATTTTTAACGTTCAGGATCAAATGTCGAAATTACAAATGGAAACCCTGAAGCGTAATACCGATGAATTTGGAATCGAGTTGGCGGCCGTGGGAGAGGCTGATCAGGGAATTGTGCACGTCATTGGACCAGAGCGCGGATTAACCCAACCCGGAAAAGTAATTGTGTGCGGCGATTCACATACGGCAACCCATGGAGCCTTTGGTGCACTGGCGTTTGGAATTGGAACGTCTGAGGTTGAACACGTTTTGTCTACGCAAACGATTTGGCAGGTAAAACCTAAAACGATGGGGATTAAAGTGACAGGAAAGTTGGCTCCCAATGTTTCAGCTAAGGATTTGATTATGGCCTTGATTGCTAAATATGGAACTTCTTTTGGAACTGGATATGCAATTGAATTCTATGGAGAAACGATTGAACGACTAACGATGCCAGAACGAATGACGATTTGTAACATGTCCATCGAAGCAGGTTCTAAAACGGAAATGGTACGCCCAGATCAAACAACCTTTGACTTTGTTAAGGGACGTCAACATGCTCCACACCGAATGGAAGCTGCCATTGCCGATTGGAAACAGTTATACACGGACGATGAAGCTGATTTTGATCAGGTGCTGCACTTGGACGTTAGTAACCTCAAACCGATGGTAACTTGGGGGACTAATCCAGGTATGGCGGTTGCTGTGGATCAACGACTACCTGAAATTTGTAATGATGACGATCAAAAAGCATATGAATACATTGGCTTACAGCCGGGAATGCAAGTCACAGAAATTCCTTTGGATTATATCTTTATCGGTTCTTGCACTAATGGTCGCCTGGAAGATCTCCAAATGGCAGCAAATGTAATGAAAGGAAAACATTTAGCCCCTAACATTACCGCTTGGATTGTCCCCGGTAGTCGTAAGGTACGCAATCAAGCCATCCAGTTAGGCTTGGATTGTATTTTTAAAGCAGCTGGATGTGAATGGCGTGAGCCAGGATGTTCGGCTTGCTTGGCAATGAATCCGGATAAGATTCCAGCTGGAAAGCACGTTGCGTCCACATCAAATCGGAACTTTGAAGGTCGGCAGGGAGCCGGTTCACGAACTCATTTGGCTTCACCAGCGATGGTAGCTGCGGCTGGAATTAACGGACATTTCGTTGATATTAGTAGTGATACTGAAGAGGAATTTTAG
- a CDS encoding metal-sulfur cluster assembly factor produces MEQPTQLQQQMLECLSSVVDPELGVDIVNLGLIYKLAFVSGTVTVQLTLTTMGCPLIEELEQMIRQALLHLKSVKTVQIELVWEPAWTPQRMSRAARLALGIH; encoded by the coding sequence ATGGAACAACCAACCCAACTGCAGCAGCAAATGTTGGAATGCCTTTCTTCCGTAGTTGATCCGGAACTGGGCGTAGACATTGTGAATCTTGGCCTCATTTACAAATTAGCGTTTGTGTCCGGAACGGTAACCGTCCAACTGACATTGACTACGATGGGATGCCCTTTAATAGAGGAATTAGAGCAAATGATTCGGCAGGCATTGTTACATCTGAAGTCGGTCAAAACGGTTCAGATTGAATTAGTTTGGGAACCAGCCTGGACACCGCAACGGATGAGTCGAGCGGCTCGTTTAGCACTTGGAATTCATTAA
- the leuD gene encoding 3-isopropylmalate dehydratase small subunit, translating to MEAFVTETGKAVVLPRDDIDTDLILPKQFLKNILKTGFGVDLFYDWRYLDDGSPNPDFALNRPENQGATILITGSNFGAGSSREHAVWALTGYGFRAVIAGSFSDIFYMNATKNGLLPIQLPKEQREFLETVRPEERIYIDLPHQTVTLREHSFSFEINPQWKNKFINGEDDIDITMKYEQQITEFEQQRPNYD from the coding sequence GTGGAAGCATTTGTTACAGAAACAGGAAAAGCAGTGGTATTACCACGTGATGACATTGATACTGATTTGATCTTACCGAAACAATTTTTAAAGAACATTCTCAAAACGGGATTTGGAGTGGATTTGTTTTATGACTGGCGTTACTTGGATGATGGTAGTCCAAATCCAGACTTTGCGCTAAATCGACCAGAGAATCAGGGAGCAACGATTTTAATTACTGGCTCGAACTTTGGAGCCGGTTCTTCGCGAGAACATGCTGTTTGGGCTTTAACGGGTTACGGATTTAGGGCAGTCATTGCTGGCAGTTTTTCAGATATTTTTTACATGAATGCCACTAAGAATGGATTACTACCAATTCAATTACCTAAGGAACAACGGGAATTCTTAGAAACGGTGCGTCCAGAGGAACGAATTTACATTGACTTACCCCATCAAACGGTGACACTACGAGAGCATAGTTTTTCGTTTGAAATTAATCCCCAATGGAAAAATAAATTTATCAATGGAGAAGACGACATTGATATTACGATGAAATATGAACAACAAATCACAGAATTTGAACAACAGCGACCAAATTACGATTAA